A stretch of the Planktothrix sp. FACHB-1365 genome encodes the following:
- a CDS encoding GIY-YIG nuclease family protein, with translation MTELESNIYLLQAEGTKRFKIERSLQVLTRNQILNDQIPYALKVIEVFSTPDPQKDETKLHEMFAYRRLQSDWFEFDSPEYAARLIHDYFRLRQETHHQISTLSQQLKSATQKLKNTEEKLNHLEQDYQKLQQERDHLFQFKVAIQRDMTRILSRLESHGLNGNSIYTEQSLRHSAMSLIRYRLGVAQQKRCLQLGDTVIMVGFSLFEYETKFEQFKSCLDKYSITAEEENTVDTSLLEAGVPLGIYFTTDKPYARLEIEIPRRYWALPGMVPELFKELKEFGFEARYCRLVHIEEDGDTGELGFIPCDSLDEIWHQVLTQIRPLGTQTLLRQQGSLIELSPESTRVGVTSRTLLKMIQDKIPHLESAFEEILGIRFCVNVELINDSP, from the coding sequence ATGACAGAGTTAGAGAGCAATATCTATCTATTACAAGCAGAAGGAACAAAACGATTTAAAATTGAAAGATCTTTGCAGGTATTAACCCGGAATCAAATTCTTAATGATCAAATTCCCTATGCGTTAAAAGTCATTGAAGTTTTTAGCACTCCTGATCCTCAAAAAGATGAAACAAAATTGCATGAAATGTTTGCCTATCGTCGCTTACAAAGTGATTGGTTTGAATTTGATTCTCCTGAATATGCAGCCCGGTTAATTCACGATTATTTTCGTCTACGTCAAGAAACTCATCACCAAATTAGTACCCTTTCCCAACAATTAAAATCGGCAACTCAAAAATTAAAAAATACAGAAGAAAAATTAAATCACCTAGAACAAGACTATCAAAAATTGCAACAGGAACGAGATCACCTGTTTCAATTTAAAGTTGCAATTCAAAGAGATATGACCCGCATTTTATCTCGTTTAGAATCTCATGGATTAAATGGAAATAGTATTTATACTGAACAATCCTTAAGACATAGCGCCATGAGTCTAATTCGTTATCGCTTAGGAGTTGCCCAACAAAAACGTTGCTTACAGTTAGGTGATACTGTGATTATGGTGGGGTTTTCCTTGTTTGAATATGAAACTAAATTTGAGCAATTCAAAAGCTGTTTAGACAAATATTCTATTACCGCCGAGGAAGAAAATACGGTAGATACCTCCTTATTAGAAGCAGGAGTTCCCCTGGGAATTTATTTTACAACGGATAAACCCTATGCTCGTTTAGAAATTGAAATACCTCGACGATATTGGGCTTTACCGGGGATGGTTCCTGAACTGTTTAAAGAATTAAAAGAATTTGGGTTTGAAGCCCGTTATTGTCGCTTAGTTCATATTGAAGAAGACGGAGATACAGGAGAATTAGGGTTTATTCCTTGTGATAGTTTAGATGAAATTTGGCATCAAGTTTTAACTCAAATTAGACCATTAGGAACCCAAACTTTATTGCGTCAGCAGGGAAGTTTAATTGAATTAAGCCCTGAAAGTACCCGTGTAGGTGTTACCAGTCGAACCTTACTCAAAATGATTCAAGATAAAATCCCTCATCTGGAATCTGCTTTTGAAGAAATATTAGGAATTCGCTTTTGTGTCAATGTTGAATTAATCAATGATTCTCCTTAA